In Devosia beringensis, a single window of DNA contains:
- a CDS encoding DUF1127 domain-containing protein encodes MDIRKTFKKWAAYQQTVRELAALDNRQLNDLGISRTDINRVARDHASAL; translated from the coding sequence ATGGACATCCGCAAGACTTTCAAGAAATGGGCCGCTTACCAGCAGACCGTTCGTGAACTCGCCGCTCTCGACAATCGTCAGCTCAACGACCTGGGCATTTCGCGCACCGATATCAATCGCGTTGCCCGTGATCATGCCAGCGCTCTCTAA